GGTCAGAATTTAACCCGCTTTGATTACCGTATCCATAATTGCGCAGTATTTCTAATAAGATGAACAAGTCGCAAACGTGACAAAGTCTAAGTGTTATCAATTTCGTTGTAGAGTCTAGACTTGCATCTCCAGTTCAATCACGTAATATTATCGTCGAACGtcatattttacgtaaaaaCCATCAACAACAATCCCACCAACAACATTAGGCCTCAACAAGTATACTTACTTTGTCATGATGCTACGTAAGTAAGGAGCATCATCAATCGTTGACgtacattcaaataaaaatcccaaaacaaatatttgtatcagTTTCTcggaaagaaagaaaattgtaaagtaTGATTTGCTTGCAGTGTCGTACCAGTGAATATATATTTCCTTTACGTCACGGTACCCATTTATTTATTAGAGTGAATTTATTCCAAGGCCACAATTTCCTAGAACACAAAATATGCCAAACACGTCGAAATACACAGTTCCAAATCAAATGCAAATTAGAATGCCAAAATAGAAAGACGAAGATTTCAGTAAAGTCAATATCTgcaatttgattaaaatctgTCTCAACcgatatgaaaaaaaaatcgtttgccattttgctataaaattgtaaacacTGTCGTCGGTCTGTGTGAGATAAATTTGCTTGTTGATTTATTCGAACATTgattattacaattttaatttatgcaattttatgtaaatggtATAAGAAATCTGAATTAGAATGAAAACACATAACATTTTGACTGaatataaacatttaaaaaaatgtttgtgttttGATATATAAATGTATATGTATTACAATCAAAACGCACAAAGGATGATGACGTacttaaattgttttttttgttatttgtttttcttagaCTTTAATATCGAAACCATTTCCATAATAATCTTGATAACAATTATACTTAtgtgaatgaatatttttttctcttttctttttttgaattattttctatGACATCAAACACGAAAAGAATATACgagaatgaaaagaaaaaaaaatactgaaaTTTGCAATTAAATCATTCTTGTTTTCATcatatttttcttcggattAAAGTGTTGTTTAGTAGGTATTACAGCTAAAGTTGTTATAAATTAGTTTACAATACGAATAAATATAATTCTATTTGTTTTATTAAGTTCCATTTCAAGTTAtcggtaaatatttttttttttttagttcgaaTTGCAATTGTGtatagaaaatgttatttgtaaaatttactttaatttaTCCTTAAACGTTATTATAGCgaatattttggttttaaaattttttttgttgttagttTAGTAACACTTTTAAGCTATTTAGTTACAgctaaaaaatatatatagcgaagaatatttattcatatttttgtatatatgTCTCATTTTACTATAGAAAATCACAATTTGCAGTCAAGTACGTTTACAAATAAAAGGATAATATATTTGCACCCTACAATTTGGACGTTTTTTACCTCCACTATTATCGAACCCATAACGTGTTGTCTGTCAGTTCCATAAATAGATGGAAAAAACGTATAATTCTGAAGCTTTTTTTTCGGATTTGAATTGCTTCGATGTTTCatcaaaaatacttttttttttaaataaaaaaaagagaatgtAAAATagcaagaaatttatttattttttccaaatgttttTACCAATGCTTCAATTTCTGTCTACACAAAAATCAATCATTAGAATagaatattttcgatattacacgtagaaaaaagaaaaaaaatttgtttatgaaaaaggctaaattgtaattttgattaccatattttctttcaaccAATGGAAAACAACGTTGTAAAAGATTCTCTTAAAGGCTTTAAGACAGCGTTAAGTCATAATTAACTTATTCGaagtacatttttttgtttctggtatttatattttcaaattaaggCAATACAAAAAAGTGACCGACACTCGATATAATATAGTTTATTGGtcaaagcaatttttttatagtttctgattgtttcatagtttttatttttttttgttcaatttggTACAAGAAGAGAGATTATAGTAATGTAAAGTTTGGTTAGAATTGCAGGCTCCTTAAAAATAAACCCATAGTCTGAATGTAAatcacaatttaaatttttatcaatacaaaatccttaaattaattcgaaataaaatatctgGCTGAGTTCTACCacataataaattattgaattaagTCTACAAACTAACTTCATTCGGGAAGCCATTTCACTTTGAGCTTcagtttcaaaataaaattaaaaaaaaaaaccacatcGCAATAACCTCCACttataacaaatattttcattgtttgtttcataattttcataaaatttttattttataattcacTATAACTTAGCATAAGATTTTGTTATAGAAagatattttcttaaatttataattctAAAAATCGTTCCTTAAATTCTGGTGATATTAACGGTGTGACCATTGCCGAGTAAATATTTGGTATCGTTACCGCCAATGGGTGATAAATTGTCACGTGTCCTATCATCACCATAAATGCTATCTTCCTCTAAAATTTTCTCTAACAACATATCACCTGAAATCCCGATATCTGTAaaacaatcgaaattttcacaGTGCCGTTGTTCACTTACTCAAACATATTCAGGATTACCTTGCGGGGTAGTCGGAGTTATCATTTCACTTGTTATCGGAGTGACGTTTGATTGTGATAAGTTATCCTCTTCCATTACTTGATGTGATTTAATGCGACGATTATGACGTGTGGTCAAGCCTCCAGTTTCACTGAATTCGGACATGGGAAAGAAATAAATTAGACAAAAGCATCGCGACAAATTCAATTCTTGAACTCACAGATCTCTTTCCAAACGATGTCCAGATCGGGATCGTGTCAACTGTCGCTGAACGTATTCCTCTAAATCGTCCTCTTCCCGTTTGCTGATCAAACAGTTCAGaacaatcaaaaatatgccTAAACCGATAGCGAATAAACCCGTGCAAACCAGCTCGTTCCACCATGTATTTTTACCTGTACATTGGTTTTAATTCATCAAACAATACTGACTATGACTATAAATCAGATGAGACGGCACATACCGAAAAGATTCCACGTTGAAATATCGTCTGGCAATATTCCAGCGCCTAGCAAAAATATtccgaaaacaacaaaaactacGCCGATATGTAGCATTCCGATGCTTGTTACTACCTATGTTGCGGGTTACATatgtaaacgaaaatgttcTTAGAAGGATTTGAATAATTGAAAGGAATGATTAGCTTATAAACGTGACTGAAGCACAACTATCCGAGTTGTGTGCATAAACAAAACTTGTTGATTGTATCAACGTTATGAACTTTAgattgaatttcatttgaaaagttttcgaaCAATGCAATTGTTACCTTTGTATCTAGCATTCCATTGCCTGCCGAATGAGCAGCCGGATGTCGATACTTTCGTCTAGTCGAACCGTGCGGTGAATGTTGAGTGTCACCACTTTCCGAGCTCTGTATACTATATCTACGCTCCTTGGCCCGTCGTTGTTCGTCCCTCCTTTTCCGCTGGCGCTTGATCGCCATAGCGGAATGAATACCCACAGCGTGCATGGCTAATTATTATTGAATGGAatgtaattaaagtgataGAATCGACGATCATAATTGATCGCAATATGTTAGAAAAGAAATTA
The sequence above is drawn from the Bradysia coprophila strain Holo2 chromosome IV unlocalized genomic scaffold, BU_Bcop_v1 contig_144, whole genome shotgun sequence genome and encodes:
- the LOC119071292 gene encoding uncharacterized protein LOC119071292 isoform X3, which gives rise to MPMHAVGIHSAMAIKRQRKRRDEQRRAKERRYSIQSSESGDTQHSPHGSTRRKYRHPAAHSAGNGMLDTKVVTSIGMLHIGVVFVVFGIFLLGAGILPDDISTWNLFGKNTWWNELVCTGLFAIGLGIFLIVLNCLISKREEDDLEEYVQRQLTRSRSGHRLERDLETGGLTTRHNRRIKSHQVMEEDNLSQSNVTPITSEMITPTTPQGNPEYV
- the LOC119071292 gene encoding uncharacterized protein LOC119071292 isoform X2 is translated as MHAVGIHSAMAIKRQRKRRDEQRRAKERRYSIQSSESGDTQHSPHGSTRRKYRHPAAHSAGNGMLDTKVVTSIGMLHIGVVFVVFGIFLLGAGILPDDISTWNLFGKNTWWNELVCTGLFAIGLGIFLIVLNCLISKREEDDLEEYVQRQLTRSRSGHRLERDLETGGLTTRHNRRIKSHQVMEEDNLSQSNVTPITSEMITPTTPQDIGISGDMLLEKILEEDSIYGDDRTRDNLSPIGGNDTKYLLGNGHTVNITRI
- the LOC119071292 gene encoding uncharacterized protein LOC119071292 isoform X1, producing the protein MPMHAVGIHSAMAIKRQRKRRDEQRRAKERRYSIQSSESGDTQHSPHGSTRRKYRHPAAHSAGNGMLDTKVVTSIGMLHIGVVFVVFGIFLLGAGILPDDISTWNLFGKNTWWNELVCTGLFAIGLGIFLIVLNCLISKREEDDLEEYVQRQLTRSRSGHRLERDLETGGLTTRHNRRIKSHQVMEEDNLSQSNVTPITSEMITPTTPQDIGISGDMLLEKILEEDSIYGDDRTRDNLSPIGGNDTKYLLGNGHTVNITRI